The genomic stretch tttttaaacacgatttaaaactgctcgaaatctgctcgaaatcgctacaatgacagttcttccatataccaactgtcattgtagcgatttagagcgaatttatattcttcatttaaaatcgaaggataatgatataaagcttaaaaaaatcacgttttgctcaaaaaattacactctttcagatgatctATAagaatcggaaatccgtgaatagctaaacaacccaattgttgcaaaggaaaatgtaattttttttcgctaaTGGAATGGGTTGTTAATTTTGGACCAAATTGGAATCGATTGTTTAACATTAAAACCTGGGCATTCTGAACAAAACAAACCCAcctaaagcatagtttacagttccgaacgaagtgaaaaatttgacaagtgaaaaagcggaaatctgtcgtgaaaacccgtttgtggaacacgcaggtatttcaccagtctgcaGTTTGCAGTTActgagcgaagtgaaaattggctgcaactgacagaatataaacagGGGTCTGACGCTTCATGAATATCCAGTATCCAAAATCCTAATGCAATATGGCGTCATTTGTTCAGTAAACAACTTGAAAACCAAGATTTTTCTCGACCACAGTGCAGTTCTAACATTAAGATATATTACCGTGTAAATGGTGTtaccaaaattatcacaataatgaTTGTCATCACTGGTAAATTTTGTCGTGTTTTGCGGTGTCAGTGGTACCGCAACGTCAGTGGTACCACAATGTCAGTGGTACCGCTATAAAATTTGGTAACGCGACTTTTATATCGGATTTGACGTTTATAGCATAGCCCTGAATATAAACgaactagcgtttgcatgcgtgaaaagaGTGAACCTAAGTGAAAAAGATTAAATCTActaccttcgatttcgctggatcaaatttgtttacatttccaagcgaagtgaaatttttgcaggttgcatttttcacaagcgtgaaaaaatgaacattttgtatgagattttcacttcgcttaaACTCTAAATAGAGCTTAAAGTCTAACTGCCGCAAGTCCGTCctaattgcatttttatcaattttgagtttatttatggaatcaactCCTtcttatatctactttcgataaaacaactatttttgaatacttcgttctaaggaactatgaaaaaaatagcaagtcggtttgtcccatagcaaaagtgatcgcaagtcggtcccattcaAAAAATCTTCgtaatttaaccccacagccaataatgattatgaaaaatgtgatatttaccaatttagaattggatgtaccaagtgatattcgataggaggtttgagtgaattttacgcgttctacatcgtgtggctctagttGATCGTACAATGTTGTCTTCAAGATAAAGTTTtcaccagtagcttctttcagctgttgtttgttgacagtgaacgctttaggtgtgtcactgtattgttaatTAAAACATTCTTTAGTGAATACTACTTTTcttattttatccgtatttcaGGAAAATTTATAACAAGTTCCTGCACCTAAACTGACGTTGAATTTATCcgtagtatcaaatgtaaaaacaaaatctaattttgttttgagtggcgcagttggtacattgtgttatgcttctcacaaaaaccTTGTTTaaacttgtttaatgaagcacgagagaaggttatttatgaattgaccagatataattcattccaaccgcaagctatagcaccgctATCGATTTGCAGTCGTTTGTtcttcatcaccggtcgtagctggctatggaactgacttgctatcattctggctacgtgccggaaaagtaatcgcatgtgagtcccagcttatgattttcaacaaattttaatcaaatttcggtgtttatgcaagtttaacccttaaatgcgcaatgttgttttaaaacaacactactaaaaacgtttcaaaatatacgtatttcagtaatttaaaaaaatataattcattagaacagctttctagactctaacgaagaaaacttaacagctggaagtactgtatttgaatgttttgtttttatttttgctgtcaaaatctcggaaaccaaaaaaaaacatggcgagatttccgactggtgctgactgtctttgaaaataaattttaaaataacgttagtggttagtgaaaatgtctgaattatcagtgattgtactaacaaaaggtcaattttgaagttactgttaacaaaagtaattttttagactttattctgcgataaagtcacagtgttgtttaaaaacaacatggtaatattgtgatttcagagaaaaattagaattttgcgctcagactcagacagcaccgataaaaatgcgactcatgaacttgtttgtcaaagcgcacttttaatttacttcaattgaaattgaatagcattgacttaaagccgccttgattccttgccctcgaatatgcagcagagccgcattgaCATGGGCtgcaatcagaatgttctacgaaCAAACTAGTTGTAATCcattatttgatgttgcttaaacagtatgcaatataacatagttttcattgactggtgaatgaccggcggttaaaacctcaacaaaaaaatgtgtcgATGAGATATATGGGAAAAAGACCTCTGAATTTCGTCCAGAGATTTAGAGGTACGGCTCaagagtttcgtcttctcgaaagaagTCACTATTCTAAATTTCAGCAGGCTTCGGGAAGTCGTGCgggtaaaattatacttttttaccaatgaaaaataaaaaaaaattgtgatgccaaattccttagagttttttttttttttgtaagatttggaccactgcgaccattattttgatcttttgtgggaaaaaaatatttatatatttttcagctgggaaactctctcagctttaatttatttttaccattgaggacatttttcgaaaaaccgaagccctaccgctaaacgaaatttgaaGGCCTAGTTTCCCCATAACTTCTGTTGATTCTAGCTTGAGAATTCCTAAGCTTcagaaagtcttttttttttttgaaaatttgtttcctgagataacataaatgttttccagtaccgcaaaagtgtacagcgcatcgtttctatgtctgtctcctgcatctccaaaattgagctttatagacatagttgtcccacgacttttattttatatatcatggtattgttgtgataaatacatcaaatcGCCAAAAGCATGCGAACTTTAACAAACCCCGTACCCGATGTTGTCGTATCATATTCACTAACCGATCTAAAAATAGGCGGAATGGTGTCCATCGCTGATGGCATTAAATCGTACATGCCTTTGATGATGATTATGATATTCTTTGCTCGatcaagacaaacgaaaacctaagaaacaaataaaaagactctaattaactaatgagatgtagagaataaaacttattcggatatttttgtatttcaattacgaacattttactatccccagttgaacgtgtatcgagtgctattccttacagcacttttttccagtgtttgagatgtctgtcagttgcgggtgttgcttcttctttttcttagaactaccctgcattctaatttttttgtgaaagggcaatattgaacaaaaattatgaACCACACGCGCAAAAATAATGCCGCCTGTAAATGCTCAATATTCGAGCTCAGAAACATTTCGCTGCTGCAACTTTCGAGCAGCTTGACAAAACGGGAATAAGGGAAGTATGCAACAGTAGTAGCAAAATAGTTCGCACTGCCGGCGCTTTAAAGAGCTACAGATTTTTGGTTCTGTAGATCCCATCCCGGGAAATCAGTTTTATCAAATCGGTATGTAAGTGAATTGCGCGGCATAAAAACCTAACATCCGTATCAACATGCTCTCTACAAGCGAGCCAAAAATCCGAGAACTGAAACGAAATGAACTGCGATGGGAACGACAGCTGCATCGTAAAACTGACCTGGATATTAACCGTGCCGGTTTGGGTGAGATGCTACGAGAAGTACAAGATATAGAAAATCTCTCCTGTGCAGAAATTAAAGGGCTAGCCTCAAGAATCAAGCGTCGTAAGCATGCGGACGCGAAGGATTTGCTGAAGCTTAGCTATGGTTTTCAGCAGAGTGCCGAAAACATTTCAGAATTCATACGCATTACCGGCGCAATCAATGTAATCGTGAAAGTATTTACCGGATCCGATTCAGATCTGCAGCAACTGGCAGCGGAATGTTTGTGCAATTTATCGTTGGGAGACGAAGTTTGCTGTGAAAAAGTGGCCATGTTTGCAGGGACATATTTAATTACATTCATAGAAACTGTAAACAATACCCGTCTGACGGTAAGTAAAACATCATTCGAAAAATTGATAGTAACTTTCATTTCTTTTATAGTGTACGTGTGTCTGGACCCTGCAGAACATGATATCATCTGGAGCTAAGGCAGCCAAAGTATTACATTCACAGGGATCTGTTGCCAGATTTTGCCATCTACTCAAAACAACTAGAAATAATGATCAGTTATTGGCGGAAATTTTTACGACCATAGATCTGATTTTAGACTATGGTCTATTGTTTATAAGGTAGTTATAGTCATGTCATCAAAATTTCTTTAACCAATCTTTTTGATGTTTCACAGTCAAGAAACCATCGTTGTCGACATCATACCCACCGCTTCTTCCAGTACACCCTCGCTGAGCGGCATTAGAATTATTTACAAATCGCTCTTTTTAACTAATTTTGAAACGTTAGATCGCAACACGTTACATGATATATTAAATAACTGTATTGGCTACTTGAAGACGGAACTCGGAAGCGGCTACTATGCAGAAAGAATATTGGCGATTAGAATACTGGGTAATTTAATTGCGAAAAACGATAGAAGTCTCTGCGAAGCTTTTCTAGCTGGGTGTCAGAAGAATGACATTTTGCTGAGCTCCTTGTTCAATTCTCATTCGGAAGCTGGCGAGATTGCAATCTGTCGGGAGCTTTTGTGGTTTTACGGCAATCTCTTCGGAACAGCGAATGAGACGGATATGCAGAAGTATCTGAAGCGCGataattttgtcgaaaatttaATTGTTCCCAGGGCCATGCTAAATTGATAgatcataaatcaagaaaaaaaatactattgTAATTGTAGTATAGGTTTTTCGATTATGAAAAACACGTTTTCTACAAAttgttttgtaaataaaaatattttgccTGTTATAGGTATGTGATGAAATTTATTTTCCCGGAACAGcagttttgttttttcctcGATCTAGAATAGTTCAAAAAAAGGTCAACTACCGAAGTTTTTATGCAGCAAAATATCAGCAGGTTTTTGGTTCTTCGTGTTTTTCAACTGACTtgtacaatatttaaaaaaaaaacctatgtcTGTCGTATTGTTTCAATAGTTTGATGATACGAGCGAGCCCTACGTGATTGTGTCTTAAATAATTGCTTCTGTCGAGCCGAAGACCGTGAAGACAAACCAACCCACAGTGTTGATTGCTGCGGCAGTGCTAAATACCGCAGACCAGCTTTGCGTAAGTTCTAAAATATGCCCGGCCAGATACACGCCTAAAAACCCCGGTATTGCTCCTACGGTGTTCATCAGGCCAAACACACTGCCCGAGTGGCTAGGAGCTAAATCCTGAGGATTCACGGTTACTGCATTGTTGTGTAACCCCGATAGACCTGAGACGTGAGTACGTAGTTTTAATATTTGTGTACAACATACAAAATGAATAAACATACCAATAATAATTGACATACAAGTCAGTGCCGTATTGAACTCCTGCGTGTGGCACATTATGAACAGCGCAATGTTTTGACCGATGAAGCAGACGCTTTGCACCAGCTTTCTGGTTCGTGTCAAAGGCCATTGTCTCACTGtcagtttctcggttaaaatcTTTCCAAAGAAAGTTACCGGTGGCAGTGCCAGCCATGGAATCATATTTACTACCCAACCCTAAAAGACAAAACTTTGATGAGTGAGAGAGGCTTGACACTATTcattaaaaatgaatgatttgATACAGAATAATTGATATAAAAGTTCTATAAAAAGTTCAACATTGTTACCTTAGCTTGTGGAAAGTTTTCGTGGAAATACGTTGGCAGCCAGGACAGTAGCACGAAAAAGCAATTCATTTCACAGGCATGTGCCAGTACACAAGCCCAGAAAGAAATTCTTCCGAACAACCGCAACCAGGGAACGGCTTCCGTTGAACCCAGCTTCGAGCATATCCTGCTAGGTTGCGAGATGTTAATGATCCTATTGCGATCAGTAGACATCGTGTAGTAACGCAACAGCAGCGTCCACGACAACCCCAGAAAGCCTATAACCCGGAATACCGTCGGCCACCCGAAGTAATCCAATATAAACGATCCTAGGATACCTGTCAGCAATGTACCCAGTGCTGATCCGGACGTAAGAATACTGAAGAAACTGGTCCGTTCGTTCGCACATAGGTTCTGACTAGTGATGCTGATCATGCTGGGAAAATGAACTCCCTGGCAGGCCCCATTGACTATCCTGACCGCCACAATAAACGGAATAGAATAACTTGACAGGTATGACGCCGATGTGATGATGTTTGGCATCCAGAAGGTGATTAGTGACCAGCCAATAGCAGCCAACAGAATCACTCTCTGTCCACCGAATTTATCGCTGAGGTAGCCACCAAGCACTTGCGTCAAGGTGTATCCCCAGAAAAAGGAACTTAACACAGTTCCTGAGTCAGTTTTACTCCATTTTCGCTCGGAGGCGACCGCAGGAACCAAGAGAGGCATTGTTGTTCGTGTCGAGTACAGCATGCATGTTCCAGCCAACAACGTTAGGAACCAAGTCCTTTTCTCACCTCTGCAAGAGAAAATATACACTTTCCAACAAGACTTCAAAACTAACCGTACTATCTCTCTACCTGGTCCATATACTTTGGCTATCGTTTAAATCGCGTAGTAGCGAGTACTTTAACTTCTCTTCCATCGGCGTAGGTTTAACCATTTTTATTCTCGAATTCCTGCTTGCGAGAATTATTTTCAGGCCATAAATGCCATTCTTCCACTCAAGTCGAGATCATTTGCCACTTTGTTATGCATCGAGCGGAATGTGTATCTTGTTTAAAAACTACTTGCCAACCCGACTGTTTTGCTTTGCTCTTCTTAACTACTGCTGCTCTGGCGTTTTTTCAAGCCTTTCAGTGTACCGTTTAAGTCCAGACGCTCCTCAACCCATAAAGTGTCAATGACGAACAAACCCGATCAGCTGTCTGCCTGACATCTGCAGTGAGGGGTCGCTCAATTAGCAGTGCAAGCAATAAACAGTAACCTTCAATGCGGTAGACTACCTGGTTTTAATTTTTGGTGTTCCAACTGAAATACTAGCTATTGACTGAATACCCTTCTCCACCGTTTCACTTCAGGTTATACTTCAAGAAGTTAAGAAGTATCGTTGTTAAATACTATGCGTAAAATAGGCTACAAACAGCCATTAAAATAATGCTATCAATGATTTATCATTAGTTATGAAtgtttcttataataaaactaatCTCAGCAACGTATAGTAGTTcttttcagggaattgtaattgtggCGCGATATTGGCTGGAAGAACGAGGTTTTTATTTCCCTTCTCTTGAcatgatggtgcttattacgggagtcacttcacggtgaaacatatttcccgattccacctcaactGAGGTGTAAAGAattacctccgtgaagtgagattgacagtcaagtaaaattgagaataggacatgtgaaatgagaatgtttcccagctcaaaaatttcccAGTCCCAGAAAGCCGATTTTTATTCCGttctttttttagataacaccagatctagACGTTTTCTGCATTGCTATTTGGTAAATATGCTAATTGGTACATAACaccgattgtctaaatcataccgagcatcCAAttactacctctcttcccaagcacagtcgacactaacggatactaccgatctgactttgtaaacgatttgttgttgttgtcactttctgtttccgatgcttttttACTCTCCTTGCCATTCTCTTCTCTTCTTAACTTCTCCCTCTTTCcaactaactgacgaaaccttgatataaaaggtacactcgaacatttcaccccatcacgACCTAAAAGTGGAAGCAGTATACAAAATGATACGACACAACAAAGCCATCAAGTATCGTGATCAGTTATACCTGATCCACGTGACCAGGGGGTCAACTACACTAAgcacagtgaaaacaatcaccGCCCTATTCAACATCATCGTGCAATGGGAGCGATACAAACCGATTCATCGTGATGTCACGCAGTGTTCCAACTGCTTGAACTATGGACATGGCACCAAGAATTGCACATCAAGAGTCGCTGCATGAAATGTGCAGGACCGCATCGAACAGTGGAATGTCTTGTTGAGGAAGCCGAACAAATCAAGTGTCTCAACTGTGACAAAGAGCATGCTACGAACAGCCGTTCCTGTCCAAAACgagcagaatttatcaaaattcgaagtgaaattgccaatcgccagcgaccgtcgaatagaaaaagtgtacaaCCTAGCGTTACACCAACCCCGCCAGCGACTTCAAGTACGTTGCCGTTTCCACCTCCTCCAACTGGTGGTGTTCCTAACCGGGACCccccggatttttgagttatgcacaTGCTACCAGCATGCCCCCAGCGAGTAGCAATTTGTACTCGATGGAACAGCTAGCTACGCTTTTTCTTAAGCTCGATCAGCAAACAAAGGCTTGTCGCACCAACCAGGAACAGATTGCGGTCATGATGACTTTTTACTACCGTCATGGATCCATTCTTTCGAATCCTTAACTGGAATGCCCGCTCTGTGGGCAACAAGAAGTTAGAACTTCTACATTTTCTGAACACACACCACATCGATGTCGCTGCAATAACcgaaacacatttgaagccgAACATAAACTTCTGCCTGCCGGAGCACTCGATAGTCAGACTGGATCGCACAACCTCAGCTGGGGGCGGGGTTGCAATCGCCATAAGAAGAGGACTACCATACAAATGACTGCCGAGTTTCAACACAACCTTTGTCGAAGCTGTAGGAATCGAAATTACCACCACAGATGGACCA from Wyeomyia smithii strain HCP4-BCI-WySm-NY-G18 chromosome 3, ASM2978416v1, whole genome shotgun sequence encodes the following:
- the LOC129727549 gene encoding uncharacterized protein LOC129727549, whose protein sequence is MLSTSEPKIRELKRNELRWERQLHRKTDLDINRAGLGEMLREVQDIENLSCAEIKGLASRIKRRKHADAKDLLKLSYGFQQSAENISEFIRITGAINVIVKVFTGSDSDLQQLAAECLCNLSLGDEVCCEKVAMFAGTYLITFIETVNNTRLTCTCVWTLQNMISSGAKAAKVLHSQGSVARFCHLLKTTRNNDQLLAEIFTTIDLILDYGLLFISQETIVVDIIPTASSSTPSLSGIRIIYKSLFLTNFETLDRNTLHDILNNCIGYLKTELGSGYYAERILAIRILGNLIAKNDRSLCEAFLAGCQKNDILLSSLFNSHSEAGEIAICRELLWFYGNLFGTANETDMQKYLKRDNFVENLIVPRAMLN
- the LOC129727548 gene encoding solute carrier family 17 member 9; the encoded protein is MVKPTPMEEKLKYSLLRDLNDSQSIWTRGEKRTWFLTLLAGTCMLYSTRTTMPLLVPAVASERKWSKTDSGTVLSSFFWGYTLTQVLGGYLSDKFGGQRVILLAAIGWSLITFWMPNIITSASYLSSYSIPFIVAVRIVNGACQGVHFPSMISITSQNLCANERTSFFSILTSGSALGTLLTGILGSFILDYFGWPTVFRVIGFLGLSWTLLLRYYTMSTDRNRIINISQPSRICSKLGSTEAVPWLRLFGRISFWACVLAHACEMNCFFVLLSWLPTYFHENFPQAKGWVVNMIPWLALPPVTFFGKILTEKLTVRQWPLTRTRKLVQSVCFIGQNIALFIMCHTQEFNTALTCMSIIIGLSGLHNNAVTVNPQDLAPSHSGSVFGLMNTVGAIPGFLGVYLAGHILELTQSWSAVFSTAAAINTVGWFVFTVFGSTEAII